In Synechococcus sp. KORDI-52, one genomic interval encodes:
- a CDS encoding DUF481 domain-containing protein, which yields MHRLITTAGLLTLGMIPGMSWAETVTLTLRNGDSLQGELVERNPKDGTTVLEHPQLGRLTLTAEQLKPVETKPLWTSSVSAGLIGNEKDGDSSLSISFSGNTRYKDEQQTLSLRGSFNASQSKDAGKPISIDTEKGSAELRYDKPIGSNLNLFALSSYQYNGTNDSGVNTVLGNMGVAVPVIKSDNTELTVSIGPSLQWSGGGRNCDSDAFCDNTYGGATLTADLGWKPLPTLRFGLQNQFTTVWASDVQPANTLTAEIRYYPSVNSKLFTTLRVQSIYQSMSTPQINNTITAQVGADF from the coding sequence ATGCACCGTCTCATCACCACCGCAGGGCTGCTGACCCTCGGAATGATCCCTGGAATGAGCTGGGCCGAGACCGTCACATTGACCCTTCGCAACGGCGACAGCCTTCAGGGCGAACTGGTTGAACGGAATCCAAAGGATGGAACCACCGTGCTGGAGCATCCCCAGCTTGGGCGGTTGACACTCACCGCGGAGCAACTCAAGCCTGTCGAGACCAAGCCCCTTTGGACAAGCTCTGTCTCCGCCGGTCTGATCGGGAACGAGAAGGATGGTGACAGCTCTCTTTCGATCAGCTTCTCCGGCAACACCCGTTACAAAGACGAGCAGCAGACGCTGTCGTTACGCGGCAGTTTCAACGCAAGCCAATCGAAGGATGCAGGGAAACCAATTTCCATCGATACGGAGAAGGGCTCCGCTGAACTCCGGTACGACAAACCCATCGGATCCAACCTCAATTTGTTTGCTCTGAGCAGCTATCAGTACAACGGCACCAACGATTCGGGTGTGAACACCGTGTTGGGCAACATGGGTGTGGCAGTTCCCGTGATCAAGTCAGACAACACTGAACTCACGGTCTCGATCGGACCTTCGCTGCAGTGGAGTGGAGGCGGACGAAACTGTGACAGCGACGCTTTTTGCGACAACACATACGGCGGCGCAACACTGACCGCTGACCTCGGCTGGAAACCCTTGCCAACGCTGCGTTTCGGACTGCAAAACCAGTTCACAACAGTGTGGGCAAGCGACGTTCAACCCGCCAACACCCTGACTGCTGAGATCCGTTATTACCCCTCAGTGAACAGCAAGTTGTTCACAACCTTGCGGGTCCAATCGATTTACCAAAGCATGAGCACGCCGCAGATCAACAACACCATCACAGCTCAGGTGGGCGCTGACTTCTGA
- a CDS encoding nuclear transport factor 2 family protein, with the protein MIHPPLDAEQIRALFTKPYGSPGPTAEQWKAVYAEDVHFTDPTQERQGIDAYILAQEGLMQRCDDVVLEAEAVAVNGQTAFVEWRMGLKIKGIEFIYPGTTRLSFNADGKIGDHRDYFDFVGPTFAPVPVIGGLVRWLYKRFVA; encoded by the coding sequence ATGATTCATCCCCCGCTTGACGCCGAACAGATCCGTGCCTTGTTCACCAAGCCCTACGGATCACCGGGACCCACGGCTGAACAATGGAAGGCTGTCTACGCCGAGGACGTTCACTTCACCGATCCAACCCAGGAAAGGCAGGGCATTGATGCTTACATCCTTGCCCAAGAGGGCCTGATGCAACGCTGCGATGACGTTGTGCTGGAAGCTGAAGCGGTGGCGGTCAACGGCCAGACGGCCTTTGTTGAATGGCGCATGGGCCTCAAAATCAAGGGAATTGAGTTCATCTATCCCGGCACAACCCGTCTCAGCTTCAATGCAGACGGAAAGATTGGGGATCACCGCGATTACTTCGATTTCGTCGGCCCCACCTTCGCTCCTGTTCCTGTGATTGGCGGGCTGGTGCGGTGGCTGTACAAACGGTTCGTTGCTTGA
- a CDS encoding ATP-binding protein has protein sequence MLIGPPGSGKSTLAATLAESLRAPVVSSDNLRQELWGDAGIQGPWSELEPRLHGAIDNALAAAGTVIMDATHAQLSWRQRLMQRHQEARRVQWIGWWLQTPLHQCLAWNRSRHRHVPEPIIRAMHKRLTTPPDQPDPSEGFTSLIRLNPCGACLNKQVNRALQIIHSHEER, from the coding sequence GTGCTGATCGGCCCACCGGGCAGTGGAAAGTCCACACTGGCTGCCACTCTCGCTGAATCGCTCCGTGCCCCGGTGGTCTCCAGCGACAACTTGAGGCAGGAGCTCTGGGGGGATGCTGGTATTCAGGGCCCCTGGTCTGAGTTGGAACCTCGACTGCATGGGGCGATCGACAACGCCCTTGCCGCAGCCGGGACCGTGATTATGGATGCGACCCATGCGCAACTCAGCTGGCGCCAACGGTTGATGCAAAGACATCAGGAAGCGAGGCGTGTGCAATGGATCGGCTGGTGGCTGCAGACACCGTTGCACCAGTGCCTGGCCTGGAATCGCTCCCGTCATCGACACGTTCCAGAACCCATCATTCGTGCGATGCACAAACGGCTGACCACCCCACCTGACCAACCAGATCCATCGGAGGGATTCACAAGCTTGATCCGGCTCAATCCTTGCGGCGCTTGTCTAAACAAGCAGGTCAACCGGGCACTTCAGATCATCCATAGCCATGAAGAAAGGTGA
- a CDS encoding OsmC family protein, producing the protein MTRISCRYEGDLHCSAEHGPSGVAVHTDAPPDHDGRGESFSPTDLLATALGTCILTVMGITAKRRNWSVTDATASVEKVMSQTGARRIDTLRVLITLPQGLSEDQVQLFKRVAYDCPVKRNLEPSMSIDLIWC; encoded by the coding sequence ATGACGCGCATTTCCTGCCGCTACGAGGGAGATCTGCACTGTTCAGCCGAACATGGGCCCTCGGGCGTGGCGGTGCATACCGATGCACCGCCAGATCACGACGGCCGGGGGGAAAGCTTTTCACCAACAGATTTGTTGGCCACCGCTCTGGGCACTTGCATTTTGACCGTGATGGGAATCACGGCCAAACGCCGGAATTGGTCGGTCACTGACGCAACAGCATCTGTTGAGAAGGTGATGAGTCAAACAGGGGCGAGAAGAATTGACACCCTTCGGGTGTTGATCACTCTCCCTCAAGGGTTATCGGAGGATCAAGTTCAGTTGTTCAAGCGTGTTGCCTACGACTGTCCTGTGAAACGCAATTTAGAACCATCCATGTCGATCGATTTGATCTGGTGCTGA
- a CDS encoding bile acid:sodium symporter family protein, whose translation MIELALGLSLAFIMFSLGLSLELKDFVVAFRQPRALLAGLLCQVILLPLMAYVLIGLFRLQGDLAFGVMILSCCPGGITSNVMSRWARGDVALSISYTAIVSLLTAFTLPLILGSAAGRFLATSDLEFAVVPLSFKVFALATLPVLIGVMLRKLHASATIQWERRCSRLANLLFALILLATLISQWDVFTAHLEVLGPILISLNVLMLLLGCTLGPLLALPRPQVTTLAIESGFQNGTVGIVVGAMLSQPGFNAVLTEMSLPSAVYGVLMLITVAPFVVWRRSLGR comes from the coding sequence ATGATTGAGCTCGCTCTTGGACTCAGTCTTGCCTTCATCATGTTCTCCCTTGGGCTCAGTTTGGAGCTCAAGGATTTTGTTGTTGCCTTTCGTCAACCGAGAGCCTTGCTGGCGGGCTTGCTCTGTCAGGTCATTCTTTTGCCATTGATGGCCTATGTGCTGATTGGATTGTTTCGATTGCAGGGGGACTTGGCATTCGGCGTGATGATCCTGAGTTGCTGTCCTGGAGGGATCACATCCAATGTGATGTCCCGTTGGGCTCGGGGCGATGTGGCCCTCTCCATCTCTTACACAGCCATCGTCAGTCTGCTGACGGCATTCACACTCCCACTCATTCTTGGATCAGCCGCAGGCCGGTTTCTTGCGACCTCGGATCTTGAATTTGCTGTTGTTCCACTCAGTTTCAAGGTGTTTGCGCTTGCCACCTTGCCTGTGCTGATCGGCGTGATGCTCAGAAAGCTGCATGCTTCAGCCACCATCCAGTGGGAACGGCGTTGTTCCCGTTTGGCGAACCTGCTGTTCGCGCTGATCCTTCTTGCCACATTGATCAGCCAATGGGACGTGTTCACGGCCCATCTGGAGGTGCTTGGTCCGATCCTGATCAGCCTCAATGTGCTGATGCTCTTGCTGGGTTGCACGCTGGGTCCGTTACTGGCTTTGCCCAGGCCTCAAGTGACGACATTGGCCATTGAGAGTGGCTTTCAGAACGGGACTGTTGGCATTGTTGTGGGGGCCATGCTCAGTCAGCCCGGTTTCAATGCGGTGTTGACGGAAATGAGTCTCCCTTCAGCGGTCTATGGCGTGCTGATGTTGATCACCGTGGCTCCGTTTGTTGTCTGGCGTCGTTCTCTCGGGAGATGA
- the psbA gene encoding photosystem II q(b) protein, whose amino-acid sequence MSTAIRSGRQSNWEAFCQWVTDTNNRIYVGWFGVLMIPCLLAATICFIIAFIAAPPVDIDGIREPVAGSFIYGNNIISGAVVPSSNAIGLHFYPIWEAASLDEWLYNGGPYQLVVFHFLIGISAYMGRQWELSYRLGMRPWICVAYSAPLSAAFAVFLVYPFGQGSFSDGMPLGISGTFNFMLVFQAEHNILMHPFHMLGVAGVFGGSLFSAMHGSLVTSSLVRETTESESQNYGYKFGQEEETYNIVAAHGYFGRLIFQYASFNNSRSLHFFLAAWPVVGIWFTSMGISTMAFNLNGFNFNQSILDGQGRVLNTWADVLNRANLGMEVMHERNAHNFPLDLAAVESTPVALQAPAIG is encoded by the coding sequence ATGTCCACCGCAATTCGCAGCGGACGTCAGAGCAACTGGGAAGCCTTTTGTCAGTGGGTGACCGACACCAACAACCGCATTTATGTGGGTTGGTTCGGCGTTCTGATGATTCCCTGCCTCCTGGCGGCCACGATCTGCTTCATCATTGCCTTCATCGCCGCTCCCCCGGTTGATATCGACGGCATCCGTGAACCTGTTGCTGGTTCCTTCATCTACGGCAACAACATCATCTCCGGTGCTGTTGTTCCTTCCTCCAACGCCATCGGCCTGCACTTCTATCCCATCTGGGAAGCTGCTTCTCTCGATGAGTGGCTGTACAACGGCGGTCCTTACCAGCTGGTGGTCTTCCACTTCCTGATCGGCATCTCCGCCTACATGGGTCGCCAGTGGGAGCTCTCCTACCGCCTTGGCATGCGTCCCTGGATCTGCGTTGCTTACAGCGCTCCGCTGTCTGCCGCCTTCGCTGTTTTCCTGGTTTACCCCTTCGGTCAGGGTTCCTTCTCTGACGGCATGCCCCTGGGCATCTCTGGCACCTTCAACTTCATGTTGGTGTTCCAGGCTGAGCACAACATCCTGATGCACCCCTTCCACATGCTGGGTGTCGCAGGTGTGTTCGGTGGATCTCTGTTCTCCGCCATGCACGGCTCCCTGGTGACCTCCTCCCTGGTGCGTGAAACCACCGAGAGCGAGTCCCAGAACTACGGCTACAAGTTCGGCCAAGAGGAAGAGACCTACAACATCGTGGCTGCCCACGGTTACTTCGGTCGCTTGATCTTCCAATACGCCTCCTTCAACAACAGCCGCAGCCTTCACTTCTTCCTGGCTGCCTGGCCTGTCGTTGGCATCTGGTTCACGTCCATGGGCATCAGCACCATGGCCTTCAACCTGAACGGTTTCAACTTCAACCAGTCCATCCTTGATGGTCAGGGCCGTGTCCTGAACACCTGGGCTGATGTGCTGAACCGCGCCAACCTCGGCATGGAAGTGATGCACGAGCGCAACGCTCACAACTTCCCCCTCGACCTGGCTGCTGTGGAGTCCACTCCTGTGGCTCTGCAGGCTCCCGCCATCGGTTGA
- a CDS encoding YcjF family protein, with amino-acid sequence MKFPASLPDLVMPQASLLRPLALTGVGLIAGQWLISDVMHLPGGGMGLLAAGGVVIWLGRKPSQPRFAAPVSLEGWMARCQEVLDQFARFEHQPAADQARRADLKSVVERAETPVRVAMVALGVSLATNEADFSRSLAGSVPLTLSLCHPLTTDDGSRCWPSGLVDQDLILFSLKAPLLASDLLWLQQVPADQPAWLLLATEGQEAPTADAIAAVRDDLPARWRDRILVEAPSLSLRSALAPLRRSLKQAAAETRPRLLAELHRRWQRELESLRRDRFLQLQQRTQWLVAGSVMASPIASLDLLAVAVANGLMIKEMGEIWCTSLQPDVLREAAAQLARVALAQGVVEWTGQTLLGLAKLDGGSWLIAGAMQALSAAYLTRVVGRSMADWLAINAGVDELDLVAFKQQAPLLVARAAEEERMNWNGFVQQSRNWLLHGTS; translated from the coding sequence TTGAAATTCCCGGCTTCCTTGCCAGACCTGGTGATGCCACAGGCGTCGCTCCTGCGGCCTTTGGCGCTGACAGGAGTTGGGCTGATTGCAGGCCAGTGGCTGATCAGTGATGTGATGCATCTCCCCGGTGGGGGGATGGGGCTTCTGGCTGCCGGTGGCGTGGTGATCTGGCTCGGCCGCAAACCAAGCCAGCCGCGATTCGCAGCACCGGTGTCGCTGGAGGGATGGATGGCTCGATGTCAGGAGGTGCTGGATCAGTTCGCGCGCTTTGAGCATCAGCCAGCTGCGGATCAGGCCCGTCGCGCTGATCTGAAGTCAGTGGTGGAACGCGCAGAAACTCCTGTGCGCGTTGCCATGGTGGCCCTGGGTGTCTCTCTGGCAACGAACGAAGCCGACTTCAGCCGTTCCCTGGCGGGCTCTGTGCCGCTGACGCTGTCGCTGTGCCACCCCTTGACCACCGACGACGGCAGCCGCTGCTGGCCCAGCGGGCTGGTGGATCAGGATCTGATCCTGTTCAGCCTGAAAGCGCCCTTGCTGGCCTCCGATCTGCTTTGGCTTCAGCAGGTGCCGGCCGACCAACCTGCTTGGCTGCTTCTGGCTACCGAAGGGCAGGAAGCGCCTACGGCTGATGCCATTGCCGCTGTTCGCGATGATCTTCCCGCGCGTTGGCGTGACCGGATTCTTGTTGAGGCTCCATCGCTCTCGCTGCGGTCTGCTCTTGCGCCTCTGCGTCGTTCGCTGAAACAGGCTGCGGCCGAGACACGGCCCCGGCTTCTGGCGGAACTGCACCGGCGCTGGCAGCGCGAACTGGAATCGCTCCGGCGAGATCGGTTTCTTCAGCTCCAGCAGCGCACCCAGTGGCTGGTGGCCGGTTCTGTGATGGCCTCCCCCATTGCCAGCCTTGATCTCCTCGCCGTCGCCGTCGCGAACGGTTTGATGATCAAGGAGATGGGAGAGATCTGGTGCACGTCGCTGCAGCCGGATGTGCTCCGGGAAGCGGCGGCGCAGCTGGCGCGGGTCGCCCTCGCCCAGGGCGTGGTGGAGTGGACTGGCCAGACCTTGCTCGGTCTGGCCAAGCTCGATGGGGGAAGTTGGCTGATTGCTGGTGCGATGCAGGCCCTCAGTGCGGCCTATCTCACCCGCGTGGTGGGCCGTTCCATGGCGGATTGGCTGGCGATCAACGCCGGTGTGGACGAGCTTGATCTAGTGGCGTTTAAACAGCAGGCCCCGTTGCTGGTCGCCCGGGCTGCAGAAGAGGAACGAATGAACTGGAACGGCTTCGTTCAGCAATCCAGAAATTGGCTGCTTCATGGAACTTCATGA
- a CDS encoding cation diffusion facilitator family transporter, whose product MTQSHPIAIVDNRQGVRRVLLVALGLNIAMSLLKLLVGAMSGSLAVIADGMHSATDALSSLTGLVTNKLSDPQPDRDHPYGHRKYEAVGALGIAGFILFTAIEILLRSGERLLEGLPPIRVTGQELVLLTLVLGFNLLLAGYELREGRRLKSNLLKADARHAASDVWTTVVVLVGMAGAVWLQVNWLDVALAIPMALLLIRACAEVLRGTLPWLVDHMAVAPEAIYAEAMATGGVMNCHDIASRGVLGQQVFIEMHMVVDADDLTTAHQITERVEERLETAFGPVRCTIHLEPKDYVEDGITYCGAHG is encoded by the coding sequence GTGACACAGAGTCATCCCATCGCGATCGTCGACAACCGCCAGGGGGTGCGCCGGGTTCTTTTGGTGGCCCTTGGCTTGAACATCGCCATGTCGCTTCTGAAACTGCTGGTGGGGGCCATGAGTGGATCCCTGGCGGTGATCGCGGATGGCATGCACAGCGCCACCGATGCTCTCTCCAGCCTGACGGGTCTGGTCACCAACAAGCTCTCCGATCCACAACCCGATCGCGATCACCCCTACGGCCATCGCAAATATGAGGCGGTAGGCGCCCTCGGCATTGCCGGTTTCATCCTGTTCACAGCCATCGAGATTCTGTTGCGTTCTGGGGAACGGCTTCTGGAGGGGCTTCCACCCATCCGTGTCACCGGGCAGGAGCTGGTGCTGCTCACGCTGGTGCTGGGATTCAATCTCCTGCTCGCCGGCTATGAACTGCGGGAAGGTCGACGACTGAAGAGCAACCTGCTCAAGGCTGATGCTCGGCATGCAGCCAGTGATGTGTGGACCACCGTGGTGGTGCTGGTGGGCATGGCTGGGGCGGTTTGGTTGCAGGTGAACTGGCTCGACGTCGCACTGGCAATCCCCATGGCCCTGCTGCTGATCCGTGCCTGCGCGGAAGTGCTCCGGGGGACCTTGCCCTGGCTTGTGGACCACATGGCAGTGGCACCAGAGGCCATCTATGCCGAAGCGATGGCAACCGGCGGCGTGATGAACTGCCACGACATCGCCAGCCGAGGGGTTCTGGGGCAGCAGGTGTTCATTGAAATGCACATGGTTGTTGATGCCGACGACCTCACGACGGCGCACCAGATCACCGAAAGGGTGGAAGAGCGCTTGGAGACAGCCTTCGGCCCCGTGCGGTGCACCATCCACCTGGAACCCAAGGACTACGTGGAGGACGGGATCACCTACTGCGGTGCCCATGGCTGA
- the trpS gene encoding tryptophan--tRNA ligase, whose amino-acid sequence MNRPRVLSGVQPTGALHLGNWLGAIRNWVDLQDTHDTFVCVVDLHAITVPHEPSHLAENTRSTAALYLACGMDPRRCSVFVQSQVAAHSELCWLLNCVTPLNWLERMIQFKEKAVKQGDNVSVGLLDYPVLMAADILLYDADLVPVGEDQKQHLELARDIAQQRINARFGDKDTPVLKVPKPLILKEGARVMSLTDGRSKMSKSDPNEGSRITLLDPPELITKKIKRAKTDPERGLEFGNPERPETDNLLGLYAILSGKGREQAACECAEMGWGQFKPLLADATVNALEPIQARYGELMRDPAELDQVLSEGREKAETVANATLERVREALGFARRA is encoded by the coding sequence ATGAACCGGCCAAGGGTTCTTTCCGGGGTGCAACCGACCGGAGCACTGCATCTCGGCAATTGGCTGGGTGCCATTCGCAACTGGGTTGACCTACAGGACACCCACGACACCTTCGTCTGTGTCGTGGATCTCCACGCCATCACCGTTCCCCATGAGCCCAGCCATCTTGCTGAAAACACCCGCTCCACGGCTGCGCTCTACCTGGCCTGTGGGATGGATCCCAGGCGCTGCTCGGTGTTTGTGCAGAGCCAGGTGGCAGCCCACAGTGAACTCTGCTGGCTGCTGAATTGCGTCACACCACTCAACTGGCTGGAGCGGATGATCCAGTTCAAGGAAAAAGCGGTGAAGCAGGGGGACAACGTATCCGTTGGCCTGCTGGATTATCCAGTTCTGATGGCTGCCGACATCCTTCTCTATGACGCGGACCTGGTGCCCGTCGGTGAAGATCAGAAGCAGCATCTCGAACTGGCGCGTGATATCGCCCAGCAGCGCATCAATGCCCGCTTCGGCGACAAGGACACCCCGGTGCTCAAGGTTCCGAAACCGTTGATCCTCAAGGAAGGAGCTCGGGTCATGAGCCTGACCGATGGTCGCAGCAAGATGAGCAAAAGTGATCCGAACGAGGGAAGTCGCATCACGCTCCTGGACCCTCCTGAACTGATCACCAAAAAGATCAAACGTGCCAAAACCGATCCCGAGCGTGGCTTGGAATTCGGAAACCCGGAGCGGCCGGAAACCGACAACCTGCTGGGGCTCTACGCGATCCTCAGCGGCAAGGGCAGGGAGCAGGCCGCCTGCGAATGCGCCGAAATGGGATGGGGGCAGTTCAAGCCGCTGCTGGCCGATGCCACCGTGAACGCCCTCGAGCCCATCCAGGCGCGCTACGGAGAACTGATGCGCGACCCCGCTGAACTCGACCAGGTGCTGAGCGAGGGACGCGAGAAGGCCGAAACCGTGGCCAACGCCACGCTGGAACGTGTTCGCGAGGCCCTGGGCTTTGCCCGGCGAGCCTGA